The Lolium rigidum isolate FL_2022 chromosome 1, APGP_CSIRO_Lrig_0.1, whole genome shotgun sequence region AGTATTATATTGATAAATCCACATATGTCCTTCCGTTTGGACTTCCATTAGTATATTTTTTGAGAATGTTAGTTCCATTAGTACTTGGTAGCTGCAAAAGCGTCCATGTTCTCTTGACAAAATAATTTTGGTCTACATGCGAGTTTTTTCATACCACATTATAATCATGTCTTTATGTAGCCCGTCCTGGATTTATTTTCAGCACAATTACGATatgaggagctttgttgctttgaCTGAAGATATTCAAATTGGCTCTTGAAACGTATGCATTGGAGTTTGAGAGAAAAAATTGAACTTTGATTGCTTAGGTTTTGTTTAAATCCCATTGTTGTTTTATAAATTTTGATAGTCTCTTGCTATTTTCAGGAGACATAAGGccagaagaagatatgtgtgctaAAGGAAGGCCGAGTATCTACGTTCAGTACTTCGAGACCAATCCAGTAGTGAAACAATACTGGCTGGCCTACTTACAAAAATTGTGAGCTGCGTTTGACAGCATGGACGGGGCTGATGGAGGTTGCTCTATGCATACAAGCAGAGGATTTTTCTCAGAATTTTAAGGTTTGGTGACGCTTGACGGCTTGATTGCAAGGAAGAGCCTCCATGGCAGCATCACTCTCAACGGAGAGACTCTCCACTGTTTTCTCCCCGCTGCACTCTCTTCATCTAGGAAGCGAACATGTCAATGTGATTATCTGGCAGGTCGACATCTCTCGCGTCGCCAACACAGTACTCTGCGTGCTGACCCGCTGCTTGCCAAAGAGAGCGCTGCTGGTATAACACCTGCTGCCTACACCTCTCTTGCTACTCGTGATGATAATCTGATACTTTGTTTTGTATTGCAAGTTGGCACTCTCCTCTGTCCCGATCTCTCATCTGGATCCCAGAGGGGGTAGCATTTAATTCACAATGAAAAGAGTATATTGATCATAGAAATATCTCAGCAATGTAATAGTTCGTGTACAAAGCTGATCTATGTTTTTGTTAGTGACCTCAGATTTTGAGTAGAGGAAAGGGCAAGGATCACAAGGTGACTGTTGTTGTTTTTTACCGTGAGTCAAGAATCAAGATCACACGAGGTGATTGTTATTtttctcacaacttacttaaataTTTATTCATATATATCATTGCCCAGAACAGCCAGGTATAATGTATATGATGCATTTTTTGTTCCCTTGGTACCTAATTTAGCCTATGTAtattatctgaataatcaacacaTTATATGCAAACCAGCAAGCTTATATGCGTACATTATTTGAATAAAAAATCTGTTACAGCTCCTGTGTTCACAAGAGAGGAAAAAAAACACTCAATGGAGACTGCATTCTCCTTTCCTATTCTTTGTTATGGTCCCATTTTTTTTGGGAAGTTGGGTACTATTGCACCCTCTCTGTTCTTGACTTAGGCTTTTCGCAGTTTAGCATTAGGCATCTACGTGTGGTTTAATTTTAGTTCCATTTACTATTTTGGTGGAAACAGTGAAGATCAGTTTTTCATTTGCAGTCCATCATATTTGTGCATACATACCTTTTTGATCTATATTTTTCTATGTGTTAGTCTATATCTTTTGCATGAAACATTCTGCTACTCTTTTGCTATTATTCTTCAAATTTCTCTTAATACACTATTTAATGACAAATTTCACGAAGTACTCTCACAGTTTTTGTTTATTTTTGCTGATAGAACTAATAAGATTTTAGATTGGTGCaactaactattttttttgtcttCTGCACATTTTACCTAAATTTACTATTGAAATGATAGGATTGTATGTAAAACAAGCTTAATCAATTGATTTACGTTTATTTGTCATCTTTGATTTGTTCTCATGTAGCAATAAATTCGTTGGTAGATGATACATGGAAAGCTCTTGCTTCGTAGGTTTCCAATGTATTATCCAACATTAGATAATCTGCGGAGCTCAGAGAGACGATTTATCATGCCATGTACCAAAGAAATTCTATGCATGATAGTCATTATGTCCATTTAGCGCTGCTTTACCATATCGGTTTTATACTCTACAATTTATCTGGTTATTTTGAACTATGGATTTGGATGACAAACTTATGTAGCACCTCTATCTCCAGCAAACAAAGGGCGTATCAAAACCTGAAGTTTAatggaagaagcttgagattaaCTTTTAAAAGTATCAACTCTTTTAAGATGTATGTTAGAAATGTGTTGAACAAAGAATAGAAATACACATTGGGTCGGCCCTGTAAATTATAGACTTTTATTAATTGAGTTCTCACTTATAATAGCGGAAAGTTTACAATTTCATATTTTTATTATTTACCAATTTGCTTATTTAATCTTACTTCTAGCGATctccactagtagaaacaagggctttggttttttgccccagatgtcatttgcaccggatttggcacgaaccggtgctaaaaggggtcattagcaccggttcgaggggagcagccggccgagggaccttttgcaccggttcgtgttacgaaccggtgcaaatgatctatcttttgcaccggttcgtaacacaaaccggtgcaaaaggttcgtgGCCAGAgcacgtgtcagccgaggaacctttagcaccggttcgtgttacgaaccggtgcaaaagatagattatttgcaccggttcgtaacacgaaccggtgctaaaggtccccagccctatttcagctcagctacactgccaaatagctcactcacttcatttttgctaggagaaggtgtgtgtgttgagtgctaagttgcttctctttggcatgcacataaggtgctcgatgaaatgtgtgagagagtgatgccgcttgattttacacccaacaaaaatgagatgaggtgccggagcgacacttaagctttctcctctttctttcctcctcgatcaaggtttaagcaacaacttaaccctttcatttgtacggtgctaatttccactatttataaatattatgatgttttgtaattgtttattgataaacttaattaattatttgatgtagatgaaccggcggcaatggatgtacgttgaccgacgtctacccgagttcagatcgggcctggaagaatttatccgtgtggctcGGGAAAACCCACGagacggatggttttatgtgttgtccatgtgttgattgccataacttgaagcaataccctgaatggcaagtcattcactcacacacgctttggaaaggtttcatgcccagctataattgttggaccaagcatggagaaagaggggttatgatggaagacgacgaagaagaagaagaggatgatgatatgtaccctaactacggtgatactgcaacggggcatgatgaagatgaagatgcgaGGAGGacgtgatcaagatgaagaggcatcagatgagcccgttgatgatgatcttcgtcgggctatCGCTGATGCACAGAGATGCAgaaacagaaaacgagaagcgaaagttaaagggcatgttagatgatcacaaaaagaagttatacccaaattgcgaagatggcaacacaaagctcggtgccaccctggagttgctgcaatggaaggcagaggctggtatatgtgacaagccatttgagaagttactgaaaataatgaagaggaggtttccaaagaataacgaattgcctgacagtacgtacgaagcaaagaaggttctacgccctctaggattagaggtgctgaagatacatgcatgcattaatggtcgcatcctctaccgcgctgagtacgaaaatttggaaaaatgcccggtatgcactgcactacggtataagatcaggcgagatgaccctggtgatgttgagggcgagccccctaggaagagggttcctgccaaggttatgtggtatgctcctataataccacggttgaaacgtttgttcagaaataaagagcatgccaggttgttgcgatggcacaaagaagaccgtaagaaagacgagatgcttgagacaccccgccgatgggtcgcagtggaggaaaatcgatagagagttcccggactttgcgagatgacgcgaggaacttaaggtttggtctaagtacgagatggaatgaatccttttggggagcagagctgcagtcatagcacctggtctgtaactctatgtatctataaccttccgccttggttgtgcatgaagcggaagttcattatgatgccagtgctcatccaaggcccaaagcaacccggcaacgacattgatgtgtacctacagccattatttgaagaactcttacagttgtggagcaaaccaggtgtacatgcatgggatgagtacaaacaggagtcatttaacctacgagcattgcttttcgtgaccatcaatgattggcctgctcttagtaacctttcaggacagacaaacaagggatacaatgcatgcacgcactgtttagatgagaccgaaggtgtctatttgcataaatgtaagaaggttgtgtacatggggcatcgtcgatttcttccaaagaggcaccccgtcggaaagaaaggcaatcatttcggaggtgaggcgagaTCACCGGGTGAAGCCTcgaactccgtaccggtgatgctttacttgatatggtcaaggacctaaaagtaatctttggaaagggtccggcggccaatctgttccgaatgacgacgttatcggacacgcacccatgtggaagaaaaaatctatattttgggatctaccctattggaaagtcctagaggtccgctcttcaatcgacgtgatgcacgtgacgaagaatctttgcgtgaacctgctaggtttcttaggcgtgtatgggaagacaaaagatacaccggaagcacgggaggaccgagtatcgtatgaaagtcccaaaagaCAAGCAAGAACAGGATTACAAGGATACATGGAGTCGCTtaagtcgtgccggctacgctcttaccaaagcagagaaggatatcttttttgaagtcctttacggtatcaaggtcccgtccggcttctcctccaatataaagggaattataaatatggagaagaaaacattcccgaacctgaagtcgcatgactgccacattattatgacgcagttgcttccggttgcactgagggggcttctgccggaaaatgttcgaatacccattgtgaagctatgtgcattccttaatgcgatatctcgaaggtaatcgatccagctagtcttccaaggttacgaaggatgtggtgcaatgtcttgttagctttgagttggtgtttccaccatctttcttcaatattatgacacatctcctggttcaccttgtcgaagagattgccatcctcggtcctgtctttctacacaatatgttccccttcgagaggttcatgggggtcttaaagaaatatgttcataaccgtgctaggccaaaaggaagcatctccaagggctatggaacagaggaggtcatcgagttctGCGTTGACTtcattcctgaccttaagtcgattggtgttcctgaatcgcgacatgaggggcgactaagtggaaaaggcacgctaggaaggaaatcaatgatatgtagggacggcatttctttcactcaagcacactacacgagttctacaaagttccaccttggtggccccgtatatcaccgatcacaagaatattgtgcGCTCGGAACATCCGGGGCAGTCGAAGACTGGATTACGCATAAACATATGCGagacattcggcggttggctccgagaACATCTCATGAATAACAACAATATTGTAGATCGgttgtacatgttggctgggtcaccatcttcgactatagtgactttccaggggtacgagataaatggaaataccttctacacgttcgcccaagataaaaagagcaccaaccaaaacgagtggtgtccgcattgatgcaacaaacactagcagtggccaaaaggacacatattatggttacatagaggagatatgggaacttgactatggaccttcttttaaggtccctttatttcggtgcaaatggttcaagctggatggaaaaggggtaaaggtagaccagctttatttccgcgtcctggagctaggacagttttagaggagatgcagcagatgggggaagtccgggactgggctccgccggggtggcactgggaggtgttatcttccggggtgcgcaccttggtgcggaatccaggtcccgtcgtcgacccggatattctctggtggaggtcttatgggccacgttcgtttcggaggagccggccccgccggaggaggtagctcagcgcattgaagcggaggacgagcacgttcgccgttacatgtatgcgttagacaacatgtataggaccggatggagcgttatgcagggatctcatgttagctatgctcccgttgttgttccgtggctttgggggcacacccagcgcggcttaggacccggtcggcgccctctaggacccggtctgcgcggttgagtgtttgtagtagtgattgatgtattatcgatctatgtatgcatgtaactgcactatctgctttcagcactattattgatcatgtattgagcattattcttaattacttgtaagtctttgcagaatctagcttcgttgtgtttatagcattagaataacttttaagtctttgcagaaactatggaaagagacctagaacaagaatacctcgtcgaggagattatccgtgatgatgacgatatcacctctctttacctaaaccaatccggcgagggagacgagcgaacccgaggagacggctccgatgaggaagatgatcaagaccaccgtggagacggctccggtgagggagaaggtgacgactgcgaggagaagctcaccacgtcgaggtgtatatatattaattaatcaAGCCTACGGAtatgtgcatatacatatattaacgttgtttcttcttttagacctcccaatcaacacactctacggcagaactaaacgaggcgcggccgtaaagatggaagaccatgaaaggtgcatcatcacggaaatcgctatagacggcgaaccgatttctcccaaggatcacgcaaaaaagtttgtaagtcaatgcggagttattgttagggacaccatcccgatcaccactcaagaatggaagaaacctgcaaaggaggacgaaggagttacttacgtcgatacgagatccaaaaatctgatgtttaggaaACTCATGGTAAATTTCACATTTCCGGAGCCAGCTGACTCTGATAGTGATAATAAAAGGCCGAGACCtcgaggatcccgagctgaatagcatacaacgaagagtcaagaagtgggctcttaagaagatggcaacgcagttcaacgactacaagaagaaattggacaactcctttgtcaagaaaaagaagactccagatttcaagggcccctatgagaagataaaaaccactgggaggcatttgtgaagtacaagacatcggagagggcaaagacaaggtcgagacaccaacaagaaaaatgctgctaataagatgtacttccataccatggggcgaggaggctacaaggctggcagacctaagtgggagaaatgggagaatgacctaattaagaacgggatccagccagaggtacggaaatggaaccagcggtcaagggattggttttatgcgcatgggggcacgttggacgcacaagggttctggcatatatacacaaagacatcgggaaaacccacttcccatcgaagcctttagaaatgctgcaaaggaagttgaagaggggaagttccgtcccgaaagagagaaggaccagctcacacgcgcccttgggaatcctgaacacccaggacgaacacgaaccataccgaggtggcaagccgtggtgtattgggtttcctgcagaaacgaagaaatatcccgatagaagccgtcggaggcaaaaggatgtggttcaagaacgcgttgctaagctagaggagcaagtgaggatgataatgtcgagCTCGATCCATCGATCCAACCTAATCCGcggatagaagaagttgcattcgatgctaccggccggggatctcagcggaagagcagcgtggcttccacggagctgcccggtgatgatgcagatgtggatccgcgagatggctcctccctccctgTGGATCCGCGGATGCCTTCGATCTCTACCCCGTGGACTTTATCACgagtcgacaccttgtgagctacatttccaaacgatgggctacttaacgctcaaggcggcgatcggctatgtcttaccgccggtACCCGATCAAAGATATCACTTCAAGCCGGTTCCACCTGGATACGCTGTTGCTGGGGTGGATCAAggtatggatgggtatgggccgccgaggcttgaccaccccgccggtgaaggggatttgctagagctgggagaggccaagaacactacagttctatggcgaaaggaattcattgtgattccgggttggaaggcgccaacatGGTCTCCACCGAGCcgcattctccaccgatgcagccgtctccagtgcgtgagccttccccgccggcgcgtgagccatctccgccgccgcgtgagccttccccgccggcgcgtgagccttccccgccggcgcgtgagccatctccgccgccgcgtgagccttctccgccgcccaagTATAAGAGGAAAATTAGGCGGGCCGCTACGACACGAGCTGAGTCGTAAcaaatcaccgagacgcaaagaagagcccctcccaagagtgcctaaggttcctcccaagagaccttatgactatacgagttgaggaaaatgccaagatcgtagctgaacgaagcacaagcaacaaatgttgaaacttaaaagccccagcttgagccggagccagctatatctccggaaaagaagttgaaactgccgaagaaccttcatcaacctgagccaagtctttcatcgaactatgaccggtctattcgcaagtcaaatgtgttagcaaaagagcggtgggaaaaaagtaaggtagatgggaaaccagttccccagcttggagcccgaaaaactcgtgcccccgctccaagtgtatcccgatgtcctagcgtgccttgatccaacgatggtaaaactatacaaagatgaggcagatgcggccggtatgagtattcccgagtacttaagccgcatcgaattcATGGCCACGGACGATGTCCAATTAGCATACCATTACACATACGGGGAACCTCTTGTCGGAGCTCgcggagttgcctaatctatcaacacagctgcgaagactacataattggtacttggatgcatgtaaggacggCTGAagctggatcatggtggcaataagagatgagcactacgggcgaaccgacgtgatgaacatcgaattttgtgaattatttcagttattcaaccaagacgccctcgacaaatctctcgctGAGTGCATACCGTctcgtaagtattatttatgtaattaagtctctaccgcgacTCGTCCATTATTGCtagcatataaccatactctcaccgtattatgcagaatgaagattcgcgaatgccgcaagggcaaatctatgatcttgggttcgttgacccatataccgtgaatgggtatactgtcgacaactctcccaaggacacggagaataacttggtatatgtcttaaggaaaaactcatacaaaagggcaatactatttccttacaacttcgcgtgagtgttactcgtcttcacacattaaatctttttcgcttactccatgtgttaagtgtaattgatgagttatgcatatatatgtgtgtccgcaggtttcactatatcctgctagtcaatgaacccgacaccgggatagtagaagtcatggactcgaagagtaaaccccttgaggcgtggggggacatggctgatatcctcctcaaggcttggaaacggttcaccaacaagtctccgggtttaaagaataaagaacttcgaataaaacatgtaccggtaagtactactggctaggccgcgcatctctttgattgtagtttcaataccattattatcatccttgattatatatatattattttgattgaactttgttctcgtaaagtgcttgaggcaggaggacgggaataatttatgcgggttctacgtttgcgagttcatccgccagaatacccaccataagagggacattttggaacaacttgatgtaagtaattaaacaacattcatggctttattttatcgaccaccttgtgtttcattcacatatacacatatatatatatactgaccatcgtaccttcttcaaattattagatcaaacggttgcggaacggtcttctagcaacagagcgtgtacgagcaattcaagaagaactggcggggttcttacttgagcaagtcatagctccagatggagaacactatgtggacaaccgccaatatcaatgttgatgtagacatatatatatatgcatgaacgtgtgtcactttgatcgatatatgtaatacaatggtttcctatatatatatatgtgaattgtctgcattaatattataccgtatttcgaatggggcagagtctctgccgcggcagcgttttagtgcaattccctgccgcggcagagtctgccgcggcagggaagggcactaaaatgctgccgcggcccaccccttttgcaccggttcgtattacgaaccggtgcaaaactccccgccgagcgccccacagccggccacgtggagacccctttagcaccggttcgtaagagaaccggtgcaaaaggggggggccttttgcaccggatggtttgcaccggttggccatccggtgcatataggccttttgaaccggtgcaaaagagcagttttccactagtgctccCAGTTGCTTCAGTGTGTTAGAGTTCTCTTTGTACCTAGAGATAAGAGCATTGTGCTTGCGGAGCTGATCAAGAGTATGTGCCTAGGTCTTCCACATTTTAACTTCTGAGTATTTCGTCTTATAAACATTTCTCACTTTCTTTAGTATGTCAGTGTTCCTTTTGTGCCTGTAGTTACTTGCCTAATAAAATTTCTGCAAAACTAGACCCTTCGAGGTCGTTCCTACAGTTAAGAAGACGTAGCTCTAGGTATTCCAAATtttaatttctattttgttttgtgcTCAATCGACAATATTCATTAAGCTACTGCATAATTTGAAGTAAGAGTGATGAAGTGACACTCAAGCACATATAAACTGCGGTGAGCATCTTGAAACAAAATGGTAATATATTGAACGCACATAAGAAATAATAAGTTAGTATTTCACCTTTTCTACTACCTGTAGGTAAGGGAACTAATTAGCAATTTCTCGGAACTAATTAGTAACTTCTCCGCACAGAGAACATCCTTGGCGTTTATTGTATCATTTGGAGGGAAATCAGATTACATTATGTTCTGTGACATATGACTACATAAGAATACTGGTGTAGGCCCTATGTTCATGTACGTTTTGACGTATTATTATTAGTTAGCTGCTAAATCAGACGAGATAGTTGTATTTTTGTGTCGTTATCAGTTTAGGTGTTGGTGTGAAATCGCTAATTCTCTTCTCTTAGGTACTAGCTGGGACTGTCTGCAAATTCATCTGTCATTGTGGTGGAAGAAAACTGATGATGAGGAACATTTCAGATTCTGCAGGAGTAGAtaagatacatgtatacttaactAAGATGGGGAACCATTGAAA contains the following coding sequences:
- the LOC124685310 gene encoding uncharacterized protein LOC124685310; this translates as MAASLSTERLSTVFSPLHSLHLGSEHVNVIIWQVDISRVANTVLCVLTRCLPKRALLILSRGKGKDHKVTVVVFYRESRIKITRAISQLLQCVRVLFVPRDKSIVLAELIKSMCLGTSWDCLQIHLSLWWKKTDDEEHFRFCRSR